One Aspergillus oryzae RIB40 DNA, chromosome 2 genomic window carries:
- a CDS encoding putative CECR1 family adenosine deaminase (adenine deaminase/adenosine deaminase) produces MSSNDIDWELEEGIPQVDDPFIQQYLKGRTSLVLEEQKQRYDTNLRKALSPVAARACEIVSKIRARDLTSLGLNEGNPRQLNTPSQTSRMSHLNRGEVQKTELWRILQKMPKGSLLHAHMETMFDIDIVIEEAFKTPGIHIYAPKPFTTQRDYEEGIFYFRYSPPVQNSENEPTLWDPSYEPSILISLQKAAASFPDGGEAGFRDWLKKRCIFASEHSYHEHGSDDMLNAYKTLSSVVNSLLSYEPILRSCLRWMFSRLADDGISYVEIRNSFTFPYRREGNSTPEEDYSAWCQAFQEELELFRSTEEGRTLCGARIIWTASRTLSNREISGSMINCILAKQDFPEVICGFDVIGQGDDARSLVDLVPILFWFRKQCAEEGVDIPFLFHVGEKLCEGKQTEHDLFDAILLGTRRLGPGEPLYKHPLLLELIKEKKILVEVCPIVKGMTSRTDFTLDDPLSVLLSRGVPISLSSYFPDLSERGLNSLTFEFWQALQGPDNLELPGLAMMVENSIRWSCYEDQSTVEWLSDIREGILGEGIKATRLRDWYACFEKFCEWVALEFAEVDIS; encoded by the exons ATGAGCTCAAATGATATCGACTGGGAATTAGAAGAAGGGATACCCCAGGTTGACGACCCTTTCATTCAACAGTACTTGAAGGGCCGTACCTCCCTCGTATTGgaggagcaaaagcagcGATATG ACACCAATCTTCGTAAGGCCTTGTCGCCAGTTGCTGCGAGGGCTTGCGAGATCGTTTCCAAGATACGCGCCCGCGATCTGACAAGTTTAGGGCTGAACGAGGGAAATCCCCGCCAATTAAACACCCCCTCTCAAACGAGTCGCATGTCTCACCTTAACAGGGGTGAGGTGCAGAAAACCGAACTATGGAGAATCTTACAGAAGATGCCGAAGGGGTCACTGTTACATGCGCATATGGAGACCATGTTCGATATCGACATTGTAATAGAGGAGGCCTTCAAAACACCGGGCATCCACATATACGCCCCTAAGCCTTTTACCACTCAACGGGATTATGAAGAAGGGATTTTCTACTTTCGATACTCACCGCCAGTACAGAACTCGGAGAACGAGCCAACGTTATGGGACCCCAGCTACGAACCATCTATTTTAATCAGCTTACAAAAGGCGGCGGCGTCGTTTCCCGACGGCGGAGAAGCTGGGTTTCGTGACTGGCTGAAGAAGCGATGTATCTTCGCTTCAGAGCATTCATATCATGAGCATGGGTCCGATGATATGTTGAATGCCTACAAGACTTTATCATCTGTTGTTAACTCTCTTTTAAGCTACGAACCAATCCTCCGCTCATGCCTTCGTTGGATGTTTTCACGACTTGCTGACGACGGCATAAGCTATGTGGAAATTAGAAATTCTTTTACATTCCCATACAGACGGGAAGGAAACTCTACTCCCGAAGAGGACTATTCTGCATGGTGTCAAGCCTTTCAGGAGGAACTTGAGCTTTTCAGAAGTacggaagaaggaaggacgCTATGTGGAGCACGCATCATCTGGACGGCCTCACGCACACTATCAAACAGGGAAATATCCGGTAGCATGATAAACTGTATCCTGGCGAAGCAGGACTTTCCAGAGGTGATCTGTGGGTTCGATGTGATAGGGCAAGGAGACGATGCCAGATCACTTGTCGACCTCGTTCCCATTCTGTTCTGGTTCCGAAAACAGTGCGCTGAAGAAGGGGTGGatatccctttccttttccatgtcGGAGAAAAGCTTTGTGAGGGCAAACAGACTGAACACGACTTATTTGATGCGATTCTACTTGGCACTAGGAGGCTAGGCCCTGGGGAGCCGCTTTATAAGCATCCATTACTCCTGGAGctgatcaaggaaaaaaagatcCTTGTCGAGGTCTGCCCTATTGTGAAGGGTATGACTAGCAGAACAGATTTCACACTGGATGATCCGCTTTCCGTTCTATTATCCCGGGGCGTCCCTATCTCTCTAAGCAGCTACTTTCCAGACCTTTCCGAGCGTGGATTGAATAGCTTAACGTTTGAGTTTTGGCAGGCACTTCAGGGCCCCGATAACCTTGAGCTTCCGGGCCTTGCAATGATGGTGGAGAATTCAATCCGGTGGAGCTGCTATGAAGACCAGTCAACAGTCGAATGGCTCTCAGATATCCGAGAGGGAATACTGGGTGAAGGCATAAAGGCCACCCGTTTACGGGACTGGTATGCTTGCTTCGAGAAATTTTGCGAGTGGGTAGCACTGGAATTCGCTGAAGTGGATATATCTTAG
- a CDS encoding NupC/NupG family nucleoside CNT transporter (concentrative Na+-nucleoside cotransporter CNT1/CNT2) — MVDEKKPVDNDTMPTMEEATPQHHGAVPNAQRDIEEDITYTKDVHSEKRELPESDSLNSCGQKKDEKDEEAGENVPSRSWRRYRPWLKHVVYAVIWLLFTGWWIAGLILHRYDLGWLIPFLIYLAITLRLIFLYVPISIVTRPVYWVWNQTASRFVSLIPEKLRIPSGALLTIAVIIVGSFASPESADNTRANRAVSLFGLVVFLFALWLTSRNRKKIIWHTVIVGMLVQFIVALFVLRTKAGYDIFNFISTLARELLEFSKQGVDFLVETGWANKHSSWFLVSVVPAIIFFVSIVQLLYYTGVLQWAIGKFAVFFFWAMRISGAEAVVAAASPFIGQGESAMLIKPFVPYLTMAEIHQIMCSGFATIAGSVLVSYIGMGLNPQALVSSCVMSIPASLAASKLRWPEEEETLTAGRIVVPEDDSHKAANALHAFSNGAWMGIKIAGMIATTLLCIISLVGLVNGLLTWWGHYLNIYEPDLTIELIVGYICYPIAFLLGVSRDGDLLKVAKLIGTKLVMNEFIAYDYLQNKEEFQSLSPRSRLIATYALCGFANIGSLGNQIGVLAQLAPSRAGDVSRVAVSAMLTGAISTLTSAAIAGLLITNEKQYIS, encoded by the exons atggtggatgagaagaaacCAGTGGACAACGACACTATGCCTACGATGGAGGAAGCTACGCCACAGCATCATGGCGCAGTCCCCAATGCGCAACGGGATAttgaggaagatatcactTACACGAAAGATGTGCACTCCGAGAAGAGAGAACTACCAGAGTCGGACTCTCTCAATAGTTGTGGccagaagaaggacgagAAAGACGAGGAGGCAGGTGAAAACGTCCCTTCTCGGTCGTGGCGCCGCTATCGCCCGTGGTTGAAGCATGTTGTCTACGCCGTCATCTGGCTTTTGTTCACCGG CTGGTGGATTGCCggtctcatcctccaccggtATGATCTGGGCTGGTTGATCCCATTCTTGATCTACCTCGCGATTACTTTGCGCCTCATCTTTCTCTATGTTCCTATTTCGATTGTGACGAGACCGGTCTACTGGGTATGGAACCAGACCGCTTCACGATTCGTCAGCCTGATTCCAGAAAAACTGAGAATCCCCAGCGGCGCGCTCCTGACGATTGCAGTGATTATCGTCGGCTCATTCGCCTCACCGGAGTCTGCAGACAATACCCGCGCAAACCGGGCCGTCAGTCTCTTTGGACTAGttgttttcctctttgctttgtgGCTTACCTCAAGAAATCGGAAGAAGATTATTTGGCATACCGTCATCGTGGGAATGCTTGTGCAATTTATCGTTGCACTCTTCGTCCTAAGAACCAAGGCTGGGTATGATATCTTTAACTTCATTTCCACGTTGGCCAGAGAACTCTTGGAATTCTCCAAGCAAGGTGTggacttcttggtggaaACTGGATGGGCCAATAAACACAGCAGCTGGTTCCTCGTTAGTGTTGTCCCGGCTATCATCTTTTTCGTGTCTATCGTGCAGTTGCTCTACTACACTGGCGTTCTCCAGTGGGCAATTGGCAAGTTTGCCgtattctttttctgggctATGCGTATCTCGGGAGCTGAGGCTGTAGTAGCAGCTGCATCTCCCTTTATCGGACAAGGCGAGTCAGCGATGCTCATCAAGCCTTTCGTTCCCTATCTTACGATGGCGGAAATCCACCAAATCATGTGCTCCGGATTCGCTACTATTGCAGGATCAGTCCTGGTGTCCTACATTGGAATGGGTTTGAACCCCCAAGCGCTGGTGTCCTCATGTGTGATGAGTATTCCGGCATCCCTGGCAGCATCTAAGCTGCGTTGgcccgaagaagaggaaaccCTGACAGCTGGCCGTATTGTCGTCCCCGAAGACGATAGCCACAAAGCAGCTAACGCCCTCCACGCATTCTCCAACGGAGCTTGGATGGGTATTAAGATTGCAGGCATGATTGCCACTACGCTTTTGTGTATTATCTCCCTCGTAGGTCTCGTTAACGGCCTGCTGACCTGGTGGGGTCACTACCTGAACATCTACGAACCGGACTTGACCATTGAACTCATTGTTGGCTACATCTGCTACCCGATTGCCTTCCTTCTTGGTGTCTCCCGCGACGGTGATCTCCTGAAGGTCGCTAAACTCATCGGAACCAAGCTTGTTATG AATGAATTCATCGCGTACGACTACCTGCAGAACAAAGAAGAGTTCCAAAGCCTGTCTCCCCGCTCCCGACTGATCGCCACTTATGCCCTGTGTGGTTTCGCCAACATCGGTTCTCTCGGAAATCAAATCGGTGTGCTGGCCCAGTTAGCCCCCAGCCGAGCTGGTGATGTTTCTCGTGTTGCCGTCAGTGCCATGCTCACGGGTGCCATCAGTACTCTGACAAGTGCGGCCATTGCGGGTCTCCTAATCACAAATGAAAAGCAATACATCTCATAA
- a CDS encoding putative ubiquitin conjugating enzyme (UbcK) (ubiquitin-protein ligase) produces the protein MLTSIHPHSLQSELMQLMLSPSPGISAFPDADGNLTSWTATISGPNETPYEGLTFKLSFAFPNNYPYSPPTVLFKTPIYHPNVDFSGRICLDILKDKWSAVYNVQSVLLSLQSLLGEPNNASPLNAQAAELWDTNQEEYKRHVLARHRDVEDIE, from the exons ATGCTGACTTCTATCCATCCGCATAGCCTCCAATCTGAACTGATGCAGCTTATGCTCTCGCCTTCTCCCGGTATCTCCGCATTTCCTGATGCTGATGGCAACCTCACTTCCTGGACTGCCACCATCAGCGGCCCCAACGAGACTCCTTATGAGGGCTTGACATTCAAGCTCTCGTTCGCCTTCCCTAACAATTACCCTTACTCTCCACCAACCGTCCTCTTCAAAACCCCCATTTACCACCCCAACGTGGACTTCTCTGGACGTATCTGTCTGGATATCTTGAAAGACAAGTGGAGTGCTGTGTACAATGTGCAAAGTGTTCTCCTGAGCTTGCAAAGCTTGCTCGGTGAACCAAACAA TGCCAGCCCCCTCAACGCCCAGGCAGCCGAGCTGTGGGACACGAACCAGGAAGAATACAAGCGTCATGTCCTTGCGAGACACCGCGAcgttgaggatattgagtaA